The following are encoded in a window of Pseudomonas sp. JQ170C genomic DNA:
- a CDS encoding arylsulfatase has protein sequence MKLGARLLRLCGMAVLAMSGISIPPLALAADKPNILVIFGDDIGITNISRYSLGMMGYQTPSIDRLAQEGTIFTDYYGEQSCTAGRAAFITGQHPVRTGLTKVGVPGAPVGIQKQDPTLAELLKPLGYATGQFGKNHLGDRDEFLPTNHGFDEFFGNLYHLNAEEGPEDPDWTRDPAIDKLIRPRGVIHSRADGKIEDLGALNSKRMETIDEEFLQASMNFIDKSAKADKPFFVWFNSSRMHYYTHISDKAAGKSGQGFYNDGMVEHDGHVGQLLKQLDDLGIADNTIVLYTTDNGVHFNQWPDAGITPFRGEKNTNWEGGFRVPAIVRWPGHFQAQRISNEIMSSQDWLPTLMAAAGVPDVKERLLAGYQVGGQQFKVHLDGYNFLPYLQGQAQKGPRNDFYYFSDDGQLLGMRDGDWKVVFAEQRAKRFDVWRDPFVQLRVPKVFNLRRDPFERADTDSNSYNVWWDKKVAVVALPAMIRVQQFLATFKEFSPRQRPASFTVDQMMEKFMHFQAR, from the coding sequence ATGAAGCTCGGTGCACGACTCCTGCGCTTGTGCGGCATGGCCGTACTGGCAATGTCTGGTATCTCGATACCCCCTCTGGCCCTGGCGGCAGACAAACCCAATATCCTGGTGATTTTTGGTGATGACATCGGCATCACCAACATCAGTCGCTACAGCCTTGGAATGATGGGTTATCAGACACCCAGCATTGATCGCCTGGCCCAGGAGGGCACGATATTCACCGACTATTACGGTGAGCAGAGTTGCACGGCCGGTCGTGCTGCGTTTATCACGGGCCAGCATCCGGTGCGCACCGGCCTGACCAAGGTCGGTGTCCCCGGGGCGCCTGTGGGTATCCAGAAGCAGGACCCGACCCTCGCCGAACTGCTCAAGCCGCTGGGTTACGCAACCGGGCAATTCGGCAAGAACCATCTGGGTGACCGTGACGAGTTCCTGCCGACCAACCATGGCTTCGACGAATTTTTCGGCAACCTTTACCACCTCAACGCGGAAGAAGGGCCGGAAGATCCCGACTGGACCCGGGATCCGGCCATCGACAAGCTGATCCGTCCACGCGGGGTGATCCACAGCAGGGCCGATGGCAAGATCGAGGACCTGGGCGCGTTGAACAGCAAACGCATGGAAACCATCGACGAAGAGTTTCTCCAGGCGTCAATGAACTTCATCGACAAGTCGGCAAAGGCCGACAAACCCTTCTTCGTCTGGTTCAACTCCAGCCGCATGCACTATTACACCCACATCAGCGACAAAGCCGCAGGCAAGTCGGGGCAGGGGTTCTATAACGACGGCATGGTTGAGCATGACGGCCATGTCGGGCAACTGCTCAAGCAGCTCGACGACCTGGGCATTGCCGATAACACCATCGTGCTCTACACCACGGACAACGGTGTGCATTTCAATCAGTGGCCCGATGCCGGGATCACGCCATTTCGGGGTGAGAAGAACACGAACTGGGAAGGCGGCTTCCGCGTACCGGCGATTGTGCGCTGGCCGGGGCACTTCCAGGCGCAACGGATCTCAAACGAAATCATGTCCAGCCAGGACTGGCTGCCGACGCTGATGGCCGCCGCCGGCGTGCCGGATGTCAAAGAACGCTTGCTGGCGGGTTATCAGGTGGGGGGCCAGCAATTCAAAGTGCACCTGGATGGCTACAACTTCCTGCCCTACCTGCAAGGGCAGGCACAGAAGGGGCCACGTAACGACTTCTACTATTTCAGCGATGACGGCCAGTTGCTGGGCATGCGCGATGGCGACTGGAAAGTGGTATTCGCTGAACAGCGGGCCAAGCGCTTCGATGTCTGGCGTGACCCTTTCGTTCAATTGCGGGTGCCCAAGGTGTTCAACTTGCGCCGCGATCCGTTCGAGCGCGCCGATACGGACTCCAACAGTTACAACGTCTGGTGGGACAAGAAAGTTGCAGTGGTCGCGCTGCCGGCGATGATCCGTGTGCAACAGTTCCTGGCAACCTTCAAGGAGTTCTCGCCACGGCAACGCCCGGCGAGTTTCACGGTCGATCAAATGATGGAAAAGTTCATGCACTTCCAGGCGCGTTGA
- a CDS encoding NAD-dependent epimerase/dehydratase family protein: MSHSNMPVGAQGQTPQVPRSVFITGASGFIGQALVKRYRALGAEVRGMDLHADPINNVVAGDLVRPEQWAEHARGCELFINTAAVVSLAAPWKLYREVSVRGVRNCLDVAIAGGARRFVQFSSIAALGWQYPEQADERCDVVIGEQYRYGVAKGASEHLVLAAHAAGEIECTIVRPGDVYGPGSRAWLSEPLKMAKAGALILPSGGSGRWTPVYIEDLLDGVMLAAGLDQARGQIFHISAAESVSCQQFFSHHWHWAGRTGSPRSLPLALAVALTHGLWYINRTLGRANEVTPDAMYMFSRTGGISIDKARRLLGYAPKVALEEGLRRSEAWLRETGQLN, translated from the coding sequence ATGAGCCATTCCAATATGCCGGTCGGTGCACAGGGGCAAACCCCCCAAGTGCCACGTTCAGTTTTCATTACCGGGGCCAGTGGCTTCATCGGTCAGGCGCTGGTCAAGCGCTATCGCGCGCTGGGCGCTGAAGTACGCGGTATGGATCTGCATGCCGACCCCATCAACAACGTCGTCGCCGGCGACCTGGTACGGCCGGAACAATGGGCCGAACACGCCCGTGGCTGCGAGTTGTTCATCAACACCGCTGCGGTGGTTTCGCTGGCGGCGCCCTGGAAGCTGTACCGCGAGGTGTCAGTGCGCGGTGTGCGTAACTGCCTGGATGTGGCGATTGCTGGCGGTGCCAGGCGCTTTGTGCAGTTCTCGTCGATTGCAGCCCTTGGCTGGCAATACCCGGAGCAGGCCGATGAGCGCTGTGACGTGGTCATCGGTGAGCAATACCGCTATGGCGTCGCCAAGGGGGCCAGCGAGCACCTGGTGCTGGCCGCCCATGCGGCGGGCGAGATCGAGTGCACCATCGTCCGGCCTGGCGATGTCTATGGTCCGGGCTCCCGGGCCTGGCTCAGTGAACCGCTGAAGATGGCCAAGGCCGGGGCATTGATTCTGCCTTCGGGTGGTTCGGGGCGCTGGACGCCGGTGTATATCGAGGACCTGCTCGATGGCGTGATGCTCGCGGCGGGTCTCGATCAGGCCCGTGGGCAGATCTTCCACATCAGCGCGGCCGAGTCGGTGAGTTGCCAGCAGTTTTTCAGTCATCACTGGCACTGGGCCGGGCGCACTGGCTCGCCACGCAGCCTGCCACTGGCGCTGGCGGTCGCTCTGACCCATGGCCTCTGGTACATCAATCGCACCTTGGGGCGGGCCAACGAAGTCACCCCGGACGCGATGTACATGTTCTCCCGCACTGGCGGCATCTCCATTGACAAGGCCAGGCGCCTGCTCGGCTATGCGCCGAAGGTTGCCCTGGAGGAAGGGCTGCGCCGTTCCGAAGCCTGGCTGCGTGAAACCGGCCAATTGAACTGA
- a CDS encoding 2,4'-dihydroxyacetophenone dioxygenase family protein — protein sequence MPMPIPVFEHHELLTLNTHELPVYRDALAPHFPGVDVQPLYLDPNVGVWTLRVIFQPGVRLPCHYHTGPVHLFTLSGKWNYVEYPDQPQTAGCYLYEPGGSVHTFSVPADNTEPTDTVMVVYGANINFDQDGNFVNVMDATDIIQIIDRLVKERGLEPARYIRPGHSGYTVG from the coding sequence ATGCCCATGCCCATCCCGGTTTTTGAACACCACGAACTGCTGACCCTCAATACCCACGAACTGCCGGTTTACCGGGACGCCCTGGCGCCGCACTTTCCGGGCGTCGATGTGCAGCCTTTGTACCTGGACCCGAACGTTGGCGTATGGACGCTCCGGGTCATCTTCCAGCCCGGCGTGCGTCTGCCATGCCACTACCACACCGGCCCTGTTCACCTGTTCACGCTCTCCGGCAAGTGGAACTACGTGGAGTATCCGGACCAGCCGCAAACCGCCGGTTGCTACCTCTATGAGCCAGGCGGCTCGGTCCATACCTTCAGTGTGCCTGCCGACAACACCGAGCCGACCGACACGGTGATGGTGGTCTATGGCGCGAACATCAACTTCGATCAGGACGGCAATTTTGTGAACGTCATGGATGCCACCGACATCATCCAGATCATTGATCGACTGGTGAAAGAGCGCGGTCTGGAGCCGGCCCGCTACATTCGTCCGGGCCACTCCGGCTACACCGTCGGTTGA